A single Desulfobaculum xiamenense DNA region contains:
- a CDS encoding MotA/TolQ/ExbB proton channel family protein — translation MHDLLAAMSDHFAGGGPVMLPLAAASGLMWWLAVRKFMELTALKREEAPLADCLKSDAGNGWQRAIVGGWLAGRTGNAKLDRRLLERLRHEQSRRAGSRIASVFVLASLAPLLGLLGTVSGMIDTFDAITRFGTGNARAMASGISAALISTQAGLVVAVPGLLAGNMLRRRAERLRGRIKRFCLQLPRGTARREAA, via the coding sequence ATGCATGATCTGCTTGCGGCCATGAGCGACCATTTCGCCGGAGGCGGTCCGGTCATGCTTCCCCTTGCCGCGGCATCGGGTCTCATGTGGTGGCTCGCCGTGCGCAAGTTCATGGAACTTACGGCCCTCAAGCGCGAGGAGGCCCCCCTCGCCGATTGTCTGAAGAGTGACGCGGGCAACGGCTGGCAACGCGCCATCGTCGGCGGCTGGCTCGCCGGACGCACCGGCAACGCCAAGCTGGACCGCAGGCTCCTCGAACGCCTGCGCCACGAGCAGTCGCGCCGCGCGGGCAGCCGCATCGCCTCGGTCTTCGTGCTGGCCTCGCTGGCCCCGCTTCTGGGGCTGCTTGGCACCGTCTCTGGCATGATCGACACCTTCGACGCCATCACCCGCTTCGGCACCGGCAACGCCCGCGCCATGGCGTCGGGCATCTCCGCCGCGCTCATTTCCACGCAGGCGGGCCTCGTGGTCGCCGTTCCGGGCCTGCTTGCCGGGAACATGCTGCGCCGCAGGGCCGAACGCCTGCGCGGACGCATCAAGCGGTTCTGTCTCCAGCTCCCGCGGGGCACCGCGCGGCGGGAGGCGGCATGA
- a CDS encoding terminase small subunit, with the protein MLTTRQERFAAEYAVSGDEELAAIRAGYGERTARSTGRRLLRNEAVAEAVNVLREDAASHDMVTRQWVTARLKEVAERCMQVVPATPGKGRGEEGGEFRFDASNANRALSLLGKYLQMFSDKTDAKGGTHEESLDDLE; encoded by the coding sequence ATGCTCACGACGAGACAGGAACGCTTCGCGGCGGAATACGCCGTGAGCGGCGACGAGGAGCTGGCCGCCATCAGGGCCGGATACGGGGAGCGTACGGCCCGGAGCACGGGGCGGCGGCTGTTGCGCAACGAGGCGGTGGCCGAGGCCGTCAATGTCCTGCGCGAGGATGCGGCGTCGCACGACATGGTGACCCGGCAGTGGGTCACGGCGCGGCTCAAGGAGGTTGCCGAACGCTGCATGCAGGTGGTCCCCGCAACGCCCGGAAAGGGACGCGGCGAGGAGGGCGGCGAGTTCCGCTTCGACGCCTCGAACGCCAACCGGGCGCTTAGCCTGCTTGGCAAGTACCTGCAGATGTTCTCCGACAAGACCGACGCCAAGGGCGGAACCCACGAAGAAAGTCTGGATGATCTGGAATGA
- a CDS encoding dicarboxylate/amino acid:cation symporter has product MRLWMKILIGMVAGVAFGLACPDAAPYVEPLGTLFIRGIKLLIVPLVFASLVSGMTSMSDMRKLGRISVRTFAIYFVTTAFAVSIGLALATLAGPGQGMGLHAQAAQAVREAPSVVDTLLDIVPVNPLQSLVEGNILQIIAFAVLLGLSMNIAGEAAAPVRRFCHSLADIMYVMTSIVIAFAPIGVFALMANVVARYGMDALLPLAEIILLMFAGSALHILFVYGGGVALVARLNPMNFFRGILDAQMVGFSTSSSSGTLPANLRCTERNLGVPSSIASFVLPLGATINMDGTAIYQGICTVFIANAYGVDLTLGNFATIVLTATLASIGTAGVPGAGLIMLSLILSAIGLPMEGLALIAGIDRILDMARTTVNISGDAMTAVLVARSENELDLDVYGAANPPASEAVAHSAQ; this is encoded by the coding sequence GTGAGACTCTGGATGAAAATACTCATCGGCATGGTTGCCGGAGTGGCCTTCGGGCTGGCCTGCCCGGATGCGGCCCCGTATGTCGAGCCGCTGGGGACCCTGTTCATCAGGGGCATCAAGCTGCTCATCGTCCCCCTCGTCTTCGCCTCGCTCGTCTCTGGCATGACGAGCATGAGCGACATGCGAAAGCTCGGGCGCATCAGCGTGCGGACCTTCGCCATCTATTTTGTGACCACCGCCTTCGCCGTGTCCATCGGCCTTGCTCTGGCGACGCTGGCCGGGCCGGGACAGGGCATGGGCCTGCACGCGCAGGCCGCACAGGCCGTGCGCGAGGCCCCCTCCGTGGTGGACACACTGCTCGACATCGTGCCGGTCAATCCGCTGCAATCCCTCGTGGAGGGCAATATTCTTCAGATCATCGCCTTCGCGGTGCTTCTGGGCCTGTCCATGAACATCGCGGGCGAGGCTGCCGCGCCGGTGCGCCGATTCTGCCATTCCCTCGCGGATATCATGTACGTGATGACGTCCATCGTCATCGCCTTCGCGCCGATTGGCGTGTTCGCGCTCATGGCCAATGTGGTGGCCCGCTACGGCATGGACGCGCTTCTGCCGCTGGCGGAAATCATCCTGCTCATGTTCGCGGGCAGCGCTTTGCACATCCTTTTCGTCTACGGCGGTGGGGTGGCCCTCGTGGCGCGCCTCAATCCCATGAATTTCTTCCGTGGCATCCTTGATGCGCAGATGGTGGGCTTCTCCACCTCCAGCAGCTCTGGCACGCTTCCCGCGAACCTGCGCTGCACCGAGCGCAACCTCGGCGTGCCCTCATCCATCGCCAGCTTCGTGCTGCCTCTCGGGGCCACCATCAACATGGACGGCACCGCCATCTATCAGGGCATCTGCACGGTGTTCATCGCCAATGCCTATGGCGTGGACCTCACGCTGGGCAACTTCGCCACCATCGTCCTCACCGCCACGCTGGCCTCCATCGGCACGGCCGGGGTGCCCGGCGCGGGGCTGATCATGCTCTCGCTCATCCTGTCGGCCATTGGCCTGCCCATGGAGGGTCTCGCCCTCATCGCGGGCATCGACAGAATCCTCGATATGGCGCGGACCACGGTCAACATCAGCGGAGACGCCATGACCGCCGTGCTGGTGGCCAGAAGCGAGAACGAGCTGGACCTCGACGTCTACGGCGCGGCGAATCCGCCCGCCAGCGAAGCGGTGGCCCACTCCGCGCAATGA
- a CDS encoding ExbD/TolR family protein, giving the protein MNSIRYSRRRRGRGVELNMAPLIDMIFILLIFFLVTTNFVRESGVDVQRPTAATASVKDKAGMVIGVTEAGSVHIAGRPVDLRLVRAHVERFLAETPGGSVVIAADRDSRTGTVITVLDACRLAGAANVSVAARRPQ; this is encoded by the coding sequence ATGAACAGCATCCGCTACAGCCGCAGACGTCGCGGTCGGGGCGTGGAGCTAAACATGGCCCCGCTCATCGACATGATCTTCATCCTGCTCATCTTCTTCCTCGTGACCACGAACTTCGTGCGCGAGTCCGGCGTGGACGTGCAGCGTCCCACCGCCGCCACGGCCTCGGTCAAGGACAAGGCGGGCATGGTCATCGGCGTCACCGAGGCGGGCAGCGTGCACATCGCGGGCAGGCCCGTGGACCTGCGCCTCGTGCGCGCCCACGTGGAGCGCTTCCTCGCCGAAACGCCCGGCGGGTCCGTGGTCATCGCGGCGGACCGCGACAGCCGCACCGGCACGGTCATCACCGTGCTCGACGCCTGCCGCCTCGCCGGAGCGGCCAACGTCAGCGTGGCCGCCCGGAGGCCCCAGTGA
- a CDS encoding major capsid protein has translation MSITGTLREISAAYAKKQPQQVDWLTGETPVLDVIPFEEASHALWNVYEEISEVSGGGFVDMDAPLDAIDVDSRLRKVDLSIMGARMFCPEDKARAFGGRDKYFAKKTPKALRKLGADAEKAILYRNLRQYALDGDAVIDAGGHDDGCWSILAVRFVPGETIGLYSPGGFTQGGLLNVSAINGGGLYENEQGVLGYGIRFKGYFGMQIANPHTVAALVNVTPDAHPTPVMVDNLLDMVRAQKDTYLFCHRKVLSILAESGKGAAFQMAPGDRNVDRRIAEWNGVPIVTSYNFLDATEKSVAVKR, from the coding sequence ATGAGCATCACTGGCACACTGAGGGAGATTTCGGCGGCTTACGCGAAGAAGCAGCCGCAGCAGGTGGATTGGCTGACGGGCGAGACCCCGGTCCTCGACGTGATTCCCTTCGAGGAGGCGTCCCACGCGCTGTGGAACGTCTACGAGGAGATTTCCGAGGTCTCGGGCGGCGGTTTCGTGGACATGGACGCCCCGCTGGACGCCATCGACGTGGATTCCCGCTTGCGCAAGGTGGACCTCTCGATCATGGGCGCGCGGATGTTCTGCCCGGAGGACAAGGCACGCGCCTTTGGCGGGCGCGACAAGTACTTCGCGAAGAAGACCCCCAAGGCACTGCGCAAGCTGGGTGCCGACGCCGAGAAGGCCATCCTGTACCGCAACCTGCGCCAGTACGCCCTCGACGGCGACGCGGTCATCGACGCGGGCGGCCATGACGACGGCTGCTGGTCCATTCTCGCGGTGCGCTTCGTGCCCGGCGAGACCATCGGCCTGTACAGCCCCGGCGGCTTCACGCAGGGCGGGCTGCTCAACGTCAGCGCCATCAACGGCGGCGGTCTCTACGAGAACGAGCAGGGTGTGCTGGGCTACGGCATCCGCTTCAAGGGCTACTTCGGCATGCAGATCGCCAATCCCCACACCGTTGCAGCGCTGGTCAACGTGACGCCGGACGCGCATCCCACCCCGGTGATGGTGGATAACCTGCTCGACATGGTCCGCGCGCAGAAGGACACCTACCTCTTCTGCCACCGCAAGGTGCTGTCCATCCTCGCCGAGTCGGGCAAGGGCGCGGCCTTCCAGATGGCCCCCGGCGACCGTAACGTCGACCGCCGCATCGCCGAGTGGAACGGCGTGCCCATCGTCACTAGCTACAACTTCCTCGACGCCACGGAGAAGAGCGTGGCCGTCAAACGCTAG
- a CDS encoding portal protein, with translation MQHQADFPVGDDTAVAREVVRRFGDVRRVRQPFEAMWDDVALYMGQGDVGFAEARSGDVRRPDVLDATARRAADIFAAGMLSGACSPSQRWFALALDDADLADRPAVRAWLQDVEDIFYAVLAEGGFYREQALAYHQSGLFGWQCLYVDESPTGGVRFRALPLSEVFIAENAQGEVDTVFRRFRMRATDAARRWGADALSEAMRRALADTKRQNEEFTLLHAVFPRPQGSARMPGNCLPFASYYVELGDAHLVSEGGYDELPYVVARFRRLPGTPYSASPGTEALADVKMLNEMKRLILEAGQLAVAPPYLVPDDGFVGRFSFEPRAMNYYRRAEGNSLADFGPLSVGGDPRFSWELMQSTRQDINAAFFVDLFMTIRSRVREGAAPTALEVAELASERMFLLGPLLVNQQQENFARLFDRLHRLLLRRGELPPAPAELDGMRLRAEYVSPLMLAQKEARSQSVLQTYRDAGAMAALAPSVLDNFDHDENLRRIMESRGFPQRGMRSRAAVRRLREERAQAEAQATQDERGRELLDAAAVYPALSRAAEPGSPARIIMETLGG, from the coding sequence ATGCAGCATCAGGCGGATTTTCCGGTTGGGGACGACACGGCCGTCGCCCGTGAGGTCGTCAGGCGCTTTGGGGACGTGCGTCGCGTGCGCCAGCCTTTCGAGGCCATGTGGGACGACGTGGCGCTGTATATGGGGCAGGGGGACGTGGGCTTCGCCGAAGCCCGCTCGGGCGACGTGCGGCGGCCCGACGTCCTCGACGCCACGGCGCGGCGCGCGGCGGACATCTTCGCCGCGGGCATGCTGTCCGGGGCGTGTTCACCCTCGCAGCGCTGGTTCGCCCTCGCCCTTGACGATGCGGACCTCGCGGACCGCCCGGCGGTGCGCGCGTGGCTTCAGGACGTGGAGGACATCTTCTACGCCGTGCTGGCCGAGGGCGGATTCTACCGCGAGCAGGCGCTGGCCTATCACCAGTCCGGACTGTTCGGCTGGCAGTGCCTGTACGTGGACGAATCGCCCACGGGCGGGGTGCGCTTTCGGGCGCTGCCGCTCTCGGAGGTGTTCATCGCCGAGAACGCGCAGGGCGAGGTGGATACGGTCTTCCGACGTTTTCGGATGCGGGCGACGGACGCCGCGCGGCGCTGGGGCGCGGACGCACTGTCCGAGGCCATGCGCCGGGCGCTGGCCGATACGAAACGGCAGAACGAGGAATTCACGCTGCTGCATGCCGTGTTTCCGAGGCCGCAGGGGAGCGCCCGCATGCCCGGAAACTGCCTGCCCTTTGCCTCGTACTATGTGGAGCTGGGCGACGCGCATCTCGTCTCCGAGGGTGGATACGACGAACTCCCGTACGTGGTGGCGCGTTTTCGCAGACTCCCCGGCACGCCGTACTCGGCCAGCCCCGGCACGGAGGCGCTGGCCGACGTGAAGATGCTCAACGAGATGAAGCGGCTCATCCTTGAGGCCGGGCAACTGGCGGTGGCCCCGCCCTATCTCGTGCCGGACGACGGCTTCGTGGGGCGTTTTTCCTTCGAGCCTCGGGCCATGAACTACTACCGCCGCGCCGAGGGTAACAGCCTTGCGGACTTCGGCCCGCTGTCCGTGGGCGGCGACCCGCGCTTCTCGTGGGAACTCATGCAGTCCACGCGGCAGGACATCAACGCCGCGTTCTTTGTGGACCTGTTCATGACCATCCGCAGCCGCGTTCGCGAGGGCGCTGCCCCCACCGCGCTGGAGGTGGCGGAATTGGCCAGTGAACGGATGTTCCTCTTGGGGCCGCTTCTGGTCAATCAGCAGCAGGAGAACTTCGCGCGGCTCTTCGACAGGCTGCATCGCCTGCTCCTGCGACGGGGCGAACTGCCGCCCGCACCGGCGGAACTCGACGGCATGCGGCTTCGGGCCGAGTACGTGAGTCCGCTCATGCTCGCCCAGAAGGAGGCGCGGTCCCAGTCTGTGCTCCAGACCTACCGCGATGCCGGAGCCATGGCGGCCCTCGCTCCGTCCGTGCTCGACAACTTCGATCACGACGAGAACCTGCGGCGGATCATGGAGAGCCGGGGATTTCCCCAACGTGGCATGCGCTCGCGCGCGGCGGTGCGCCGCCTGCGGGAGGAGCGCGCGCAGGCCGAGGCGCAGGCGACGCAGGATGAGCGCGGCAGGGAGCTACTGGACGCCGCTGCGGTCTATCCGGCCCTGTCGCGGGCCGCGGAACCGGGCAGCCCGGCGAGAATCATCATGGAGACGCTAGGAGGCTAG
- a CDS encoding DUF5675 family protein codes for MMLSEGPTLRLERLEDGVAGTFGVLVMDGRVCGVTLEPPDRGNRRDVSCIPVGRYACRGRVSARFGETFEVLDVPGRSDILFHAGNTLADTHGCILLGERMGVVGGVRGIIGSRRSVAAFRHMLTGVIAFTLDVAALPGSLGAHMLNNNEQGRS; via the coding sequence ATGATGCTATCGGAAGGGCCGACGCTTCGGCTTGAACGGCTGGAGGACGGTGTTGCCGGGACCTTCGGCGTGCTGGTGATGGACGGGCGGGTGTGCGGCGTGACGCTGGAGCCGCCGGATCGCGGAAACCGCCGCGACGTGTCGTGCATTCCCGTCGGGCGTTACGCCTGTCGTGGGCGCGTGTCCGCGCGTTTCGGCGAAACCTTCGAGGTGCTGGACGTTCCGGGGCGGTCGGACATTCTCTTCCACGCCGGGAACACGCTGGCCGACACCCACGGGTGCATCCTGCTTGGCGAGCGGATGGGCGTGGTGGGCGGGGTGCGCGGCATCATCGGGTCGCGCCGGTCCGTCGCGGCGTTTCGTCACATGCTGACGGGCGTCATTGCTTTCACGCTGGATGTGGCTGCGCTGCCGGGAAGCCTTGGGGCACACATGCTCAACAACAACGAACAGGGGAGGTCGTGA
- a CDS encoding TonB family protein: MSARTLRPIAATVVALVINTVLFCSLPLLTDARRTPEPPDYGDAFLLAQLPPPLPKNEEPQVLRRPPRETPRETPRTHLPRPERTPRPRPDVTPPDIAFDPAPPLAAAMRVDPSMLASAAPSISTPSAGFELGEVDTPPRLTRPVRPVYPYTARRKGITGVVTVRFLVDAAGNVSRPVIVRAEPQGVFEAAVLDAVARWRFHPGVYQGSAVPTWVEVPLRFDLDS, from the coding sequence GTGAGCGCCCGCACGCTGCGCCCCATCGCGGCCACCGTGGTCGCGCTGGTCATCAACACCGTGCTCTTTTGCAGCCTGCCGCTGCTCACGGACGCGCGCCGCACACCGGAGCCGCCCGACTACGGCGATGCCTTCCTGCTCGCCCAGCTTCCGCCGCCTCTGCCCAAGAACGAGGAACCGCAGGTCCTGCGCCGCCCGCCGCGCGAAACCCCGCGTGAGACGCCGCGCACGCACCTGCCCCGGCCCGAGCGCACCCCGCGCCCCCGGCCGGACGTCACCCCGCCGGACATCGCCTTCGACCCGGCTCCGCCGCTGGCCGCCGCCATGCGCGTGGACCCGTCCATGCTCGCCAGCGCCGCGCCGTCCATATCCACGCCAAGCGCGGGATTCGAACTCGGCGAGGTGGACACGCCGCCCCGGCTCACGCGGCCGGTGCGCCCCGTCTACCCCTACACCGCCCGGCGCAAGGGCATCACCGGCGTGGTCACCGTGCGCTTCCTCGTGGACGCCGCAGGCAACGTCTCGCGCCCCGTCATCGTCCGCGCCGAACCGCAGGGCGTGTTCGAGGCCGCCGTGCTCGACGCCGTGGCCCGCTGGCGCTTCCATCCCGGCGTATATCAGGGCAGCGCCGTGCCCACGTGGGTGGAGGTTCCCCTGCGTTTCGATCTGGATTCCTGA
- a CDS encoding MarC family protein, with translation MNLFISVFTKFFFVLAPFFVLSMFLAMTKGMTRAEQRGIAIRVTISNIVLCGVIFFFGNPLFEILGITLDSFRIGAGALLFLSAVSLVQGQKGGKIQTGDGDISVVPLSIPITIGPATVGVMMVMSAGLPDAVQQAIGFGALFAAVICLGAILYSASRIEKALGKMGIEILTKLSGLVLAALAAQIIFTGIKNFLM, from the coding sequence ATGAACCTGTTCATCAGCGTTTTCACCAAATTCTTCTTCGTGCTCGCGCCATTCTTCGTGCTGTCCATGTTCCTGGCCATGACCAAGGGCATGACACGCGCGGAGCAGCGTGGCATCGCCATCCGCGTCACGATTTCCAACATCGTGCTGTGCGGCGTGATCTTCTTCTTCGGCAACCCGCTGTTCGAGATTCTCGGCATCACGCTCGACAGCTTCCGCATCGGCGCGGGCGCACTGCTGTTCCTCTCCGCCGTGTCCCTCGTGCAGGGGCAAAAGGGCGGCAAAATCCAGACCGGAGACGGCGACATCAGCGTGGTGCCGCTGTCCATTCCCATCACCATCGGTCCCGCCACCGTGGGCGTCATGATGGTCATGAGCGCCGGTCTGCCCGACGCCGTGCAGCAGGCCATCGGCTTCGGCGCACTGTTCGCCGCCGTTATCTGCCTTGGCGCGATCCTCTACTCGGCCTCGCGCATCGAGAAGGCCCTCGGCAAGATGGGCATCGAAATCCTAACCAAGCTCTCCGGCCTCGTGCTGGCCGCGCTGGCCGCGCAGATCATCTTCACCGGCATCAAGAATTTCCTCATGTAG
- a CDS encoding GNAT family N-acetyltransferase produces MTFHIHSQLLKDCHVLGRYALCHVLLHRNAALPWFILVPEVEEEDLLDLPEASRDAVMAEAARVSAFVKEQMDCAKVNVAAIGNVVRQLHIHVVGRNPGDACWPAPVWGNLKEEASYSEAEVTAIVEALRSHRFGGMRPVPHGVRIREERPSDHAAIRELLLEAFADHPYSHQTEHLIVEGLREDNALTLGLVVEDELGVAGYVAFSPVDVAGREGWYGLGPLAVFRRCRRDGLGSMLVREGLDALRRMGAHGCVLVGDPVFYGRFGFRSVPGLGMSGVPDEFVLALAFSDAPARGEIVFHRAFSL; encoded by the coding sequence ATGACATTTCACATCCATTCGCAGTTGCTGAAGGACTGCCACGTTCTTGGGCGCTATGCCCTCTGCCACGTCCTGCTGCACCGAAACGCGGCGCTGCCGTGGTTCATCCTTGTTCCCGAGGTCGAGGAGGAGGATCTGCTGGACCTGCCCGAAGCCTCGCGCGATGCCGTGATGGCCGAGGCCGCCCGCGTATCCGCCTTCGTCAAGGAGCAGATGGACTGCGCCAAAGTCAACGTGGCTGCCATCGGCAACGTGGTGCGCCAACTGCATATCCACGTCGTCGGCCGCAATCCCGGCGATGCCTGTTGGCCCGCGCCGGTCTGGGGCAATCTGAAGGAGGAGGCGTCGTATTCTGAGGCCGAGGTGACCGCCATTGTCGAGGCGCTGCGCTCGCACCGCTTCGGCGGGATGCGTCCCGTGCCCCACGGCGTGCGCATTCGCGAGGAACGCCCCTCGGACCATGCGGCCATTCGCGAACTGCTGCTTGAGGCCTTTGCCGATCATCCCTATAGCCACCAGACCGAACATCTGATCGTTGAGGGCCTGCGCGAGGATAACGCCCTGACGCTGGGCCTCGTGGTCGAGGATGAGCTTGGCGTGGCCGGGTACGTCGCCTTTTCTCCGGTGGATGTCGCTGGGCGCGAGGGCTGGTACGGGTTGGGGCCGCTGGCTGTGTTCCGACGTTGCCGCCGCGATGGCCTCGGTTCGATGCTGGTCCGCGAGGGGCTGGACGCCCTGCGTCGGATGGGGGCGCATGGCTGCGTGCTCGTGGGCGATCCGGTCTTCTACGGGCGTTTCGGATTCCGCAGCGTGCCCGGACTGGGCATGAGCGGCGTTCCCGACGAATTCGTCCTCGCCTTGGCGTTTTCCGATGCGCCTGCCCGTGGGGAGATCGTCTTCCACCGCGCCTTCAGCCTGTAG
- a CDS encoding fumarate reductase iron-sulfur subunit, with protein sequence MPRTLKFNVFRYNPQVEGSMPSMRHYEINETESMTVFIALNRLREEQDPSMKFDFCCRAGICGACAMVINGRPGLACHTKTMDLPEEITLLPLPFFKCIGDLSVDTGVWFQDMNRKIESWIHTDKAFNPEAPEERMDNADAEAIYELDRCIECGCCVAACGTARMRDDFLGAVALNRIARFVIDPRDERTEQDYFDVIGTDQGIFGCMGLLACEDVCPKHLPLQDQLGFLRRKMGLHAFKKLFPGKK encoded by the coding sequence ATGCCTAGGACGCTCAAGTTCAACGTTTTCAGATACAACCCGCAGGTCGAGGGCTCCATGCCCAGCATGCGGCACTACGAGATCAACGAGACCGAAAGCATGACGGTGTTCATCGCGCTCAACAGGCTGCGCGAGGAGCAGGACCCGTCCATGAAGTTCGACTTCTGCTGCCGCGCTGGCATCTGCGGCGCGTGCGCCATGGTCATCAACGGCCGCCCCGGATTGGCCTGCCACACCAAGACCATGGACCTGCCCGAGGAAATCACGCTGTTGCCGCTGCCGTTCTTCAAGTGCATCGGCGACCTGTCCGTGGACACCGGCGTGTGGTTCCAGGACATGAACCGCAAGATCGAGTCGTGGATCCATACGGACAAGGCCTTTAACCCCGAGGCCCCCGAGGAGCGCATGGACAACGCCGACGCCGAGGCCATCTACGAGCTGGATCGCTGCATCGAATGCGGCTGCTGCGTGGCCGCTTGCGGTACCGCCCGCATGCGTGACGACTTCCTCGGCGCGGTGGCCCTCAATCGCATCGCCCGTTTCGTCATTGACCCGCGCGACGAGCGCACCGAGCAGGACTACTTCGACGTCATCGGCACCGATCAGGGCATCTTCGGATGCATGGGCCTTCTGGCCTGCGAGGACGTGTGTCCCAAGCATCTGCCGTTGCAGGACCAGCTTGGCTTCCTGCGCCGCAAGATGGGGCTGCACGCCTTCAAGAAGCTTTTCCCTGGCAAAAAGTAG
- a CDS encoding tetratricopeptide repeat protein, which yields MRHTASRIFRTLAVLCLVLASCAPAAALASRMPDFAVQALCAAQEAMEHDDAARAVAILEKCIARHEEHPVAEVLLALGNAHWTLGEVDKARIAFEKGYETAPDNALLCRNYALTLSESERHAEASRLFEKAYSLDGTEHVLLYHAAAEAFRADNATRCRDLLRALFAVVPAVEPAWAELMAHACLRIPALAEAESVLDATLSRHPDQTRLWRLLGHVRLMRDNTAGAAAALEIACRIGPASPSDWSTLADIYFSLDAPLEAVRCLLRHDDADRANEAPNANAVHEANTTNATDDTRRMAPTRKAARALASTGRTERAIALLDTALAATPAQDLYMDKARILFDAGRFADCRATLAACLATNAANRRALVLDAYAAWNLGDWTAAERSLRAADAQPAPRKDTTVHQLLAYIEDLLRERDDAKRIATEGIPNDRD from the coding sequence ATGCGACACACAGCTTCACGCATATTTCGGACACTTGCCGTCCTGTGCCTTGTGCTGGCGTCCTGCGCCCCCGCAGCGGCCCTTGCCTCGCGCATGCCGGATTTCGCCGTGCAGGCCCTATGCGCCGCGCAAGAAGCCATGGAGCATGACGACGCCGCGCGCGCCGTGGCCATCCTCGAAAAATGCATCGCCCGGCACGAGGAACACCCCGTTGCGGAGGTGCTACTGGCACTCGGCAACGCCCACTGGACCCTCGGCGAGGTGGACAAGGCCCGCATCGCCTTTGAGAAGGGATACGAAACCGCGCCGGACAATGCGCTCCTCTGCCGCAACTACGCGCTGACCCTCTCGGAAAGCGAACGCCACGCCGAGGCATCGCGCCTGTTCGAAAAGGCCTACAGCCTCGACGGCACCGAGCACGTTCTGCTGTACCACGCGGCGGCCGAGGCCTTCCGCGCCGACAACGCCACGCGCTGCCGCGACCTCTTGCGCGCCCTGTTCGCCGTGGTCCCGGCTGTGGAACCGGCATGGGCGGAACTCATGGCCCACGCCTGCCTGCGCATCCCGGCCCTCGCGGAGGCGGAGAGCGTGCTGGATGCCACGCTCTCCCGGCACCCGGACCAGACGCGCCTGTGGCGACTCCTCGGCCATGTGCGCCTCATGCGCGACAACACCGCAGGTGCTGCGGCGGCCCTCGAAATCGCCTGCCGCATCGGCCCAGCCAGCCCTTCGGACTGGTCCACGCTGGCCGACATCTACTTCTCCCTCGACGCGCCGCTCGAAGCCGTGCGTTGCCTGCTGCGCCACGACGACGCCGACCGCGCGAACGAGGCCCCGAACGCGAATGCCGTCCATGAGGCAAACACGACCAACGCCACGGACGATACCCGCCGCATGGCACCCACGCGCAAGGCCGCGCGAGCACTGGCCAGCACCGGCCGCACGGAGCGCGCCATCGCCCTGCTCGACACAGCCCTCGCCGCCACCCCGGCGCAGGACCTGTACATGGACAAGGCCCGCATCCTCTTCGACGCCGGACGCTTCGCCGACTGCCGCGCCACGCTCGCCGCATGCCTCGCGACCAACGCCGCCAACCGCCGCGCCCTCGTGCTCGACGCCTACGCCGCATGGAACCTTGGCGACTGGACCGCCGCCGAGCGCTCGCTTCGCGCGGCGGACGCGCAGCCCGCCCCCCGCAAGGACACCACCGTGCACCAGCTCCTCGCCTACATTGAAGACCTCCTGCGCGAGCGCGACGACGCCAAACGCATCGCCACCGAAGGCATTCCAAACGACCGAGACTGA